The window AGCATTATAAAGGAGGGGCGCTCGGCCCCTCCTTGAATTTTGCGCCTGAATTTGCGATTATTTCCCGAAGCTCACGCCGATCGCCGCGACGAAGCCCTTTTCCCGGAGCGACGAGCTTTCCGTCATATAGAGCACCTTTCCCGTTACCGGCGCGATGAATTTTTCGATCACCGTGCCGAAATAGTCGGTGAGCAACCCGATCATCTGGCCGCGCTTCACCATGTCGCCGACGCGCACTCTTCTGTAATATATGCCGCGCTTAGACGCGCGCACCTTTTCCATGTTCTCGAATATCTGCGGTCTGCCGACCGGCTGCTGATTCCCGCGCAGCGAGCCGAGACGGCGCATCACGTTTTTGACTCCGTCTATGTGTATCCTCACGGCCTCAGCCGACGCGGCGTTCAACCCGCCAGTCTGGAAGAGGACCGACGGGATGCCGATGTTCTCGTAAACGCTCGAGTAGCAACAGCCCTTGTCGGACCAGCGCCCCTCCGTCTCCGTGATCATGATGTTCGGCATTCCGAAGTAATAGGCCATCTCGTGGGAACGGTCGTTGAGCTCGCCGCGCCTGCCCCTGTGATACGCCGCAAAGGGGACCGAGCGTTCCTGCGCGCCGCTGCCGTGCAGGTCTATATGGTAATCGGCGCCCTTTATCTCGTCGAATATCTTCGCGGCGAGGACGTCGTTGTAATTTCCTTTGATCTGGCCGGGGAAGCAGCGGTTGAGATTATTCTCGTCCGCGAATACCGGAGTGAAAGCGCCCGTTTCGAAGGCCGCCGTGTTGCACATCGTGATTATTTTGATGCTCCCCTTTACGTCGGCCGGCGTAAGCTCGTGCAGCAGCTTTATCGCGGCAAGCTCGCTGCAGAACTCCCCGGCGTGGATGCCGGCCGTTATGACGGCTTCGGGCCCCGGCTCGTCGCCTATTATCAAGCCGACCGGAAGTTCGATCGTTTGCCCGCCGTCCGTTGGAAATTGCAGAATTTCAGTTTTTTTCCCACCCATTTTGTCTCTCTACCTCGTGTAATTTATTTATGTTGCAGCCGTGTTTGTAAGCTTTAAAACAGCTAAAAATGTTGCCATTATTATGGTATTTTGCCGGATGCCGCTTATAAATTATCCAAAAAATTTCCCCAGCTTCGGCGCCCGCCGAAGAAACAACTGAGATTGCAGCGTAAGCAGCCTATCGAAGCCACGCTTAAACCATTGGTAGTATTATACAACAACTTTCAGATTTTAGTTAAAAAAAGCGTATAAATACGCCGGTAAAGCTCTTGATTCCTCCTCTCACGCCGACGCTTTTAATTTGTATTCGAACCGTCCCCATTCTTTTCGCAGCGAGGACTATTATTGATTATTTGTTTGATCTCATCCGTTTTTCACAGAATCATACGCCGCCGCGGCTATGGCTATATCGAGCACGCAGGAGCCGACGCTCTCATATATCGTTATCTCCGAATCGTCCCTGCGCGCCGCAAGCGACCCCGTGAGGGCCTCTCCGACGGAGCCCGCGACCTTCTCCTTTGAGATAAGCCCTTTATTGAAGGGAATCAGAATGTCGCCGGCCGCTTCCCACAGCCCGTCGACGTGCTCAGTGATGATCCTGGCGGCTTTAATTACGGTTTCGTCTTCTATCTCCTGCATAAAGGGCGTGAAGGAGCCGATCGCGTTGATATGGGCGCCGGGCTTGAGCGACGAGGTGCGGAATACCGGCTTCCGCGACGTCGTGCATGTACAGACGATGTCGGAGCCGGAGACGCATTCCTCCGCGTCGGTGCATACGATGATCTTATACGGCCCGTTCCGTTCCTTTTTTATTTTTTCGGCGAAGGCTTCGGCGCGCCCGCGGCTTACGTCGAAAAGGCGCAGCTCGCTCAGCCCGCGCACCTCCTGAATCGCCAGCACCTGTGTGAAGGCCTGTATCCCGCTTCCGATCACGC of the Synergistes jonesii genome contains:
- a CDS encoding M14 family metallopeptidase, which codes for MGGKKTEILQFPTDGGQTIELPVGLIIGDEPGPEAVITAGIHAGEFCSELAAIKLLHELTPADVKGSIKIITMCNTAAFETGAFTPVFADENNLNRCFPGQIKGNYNDVLAAKIFDEIKGADYHIDLHGSGAQERSVPFAAYHRGRRGELNDRSHEMAYYFGMPNIMITETEGRWSDKGCCYSSVYENIGIPSVLFQTGGLNAASAEAVRIHIDGVKNVMRRLGSLRGNQQPVGRPQIFENMEKVRASKRGIYYRRVRVGDMVKRGQMIGLLTDYFGTVIEKFIAPVTGKVLYMTESSSLREKGFVAAIGVSFGK
- a CDS encoding ornithine cyclodeaminase family protein is translated as MIKDFLIITEEEVKKVVNMKMALPIFREAYRACAKGEMYAAGRIVAPVRGEENCGQWLAAVCTNMPIFGAKFSSVFPGNASKGLPSVLSQISLYSAETGEPLAIIEANWLTAVKTGGSAGIATELMARKDARRLGVIGSGIQAFTQVLAIQEVRGLSELRLFDVSRGRAEAFAEKIKKERNGPYKIIVCTDAEECVSGSDIVCTCTTSRKPVFRTSSLKPGAHINAIGSFTPFMQEIEDETVIKAARIITEHVDGLWEAAGDILIPFNKGLISKEKVAGSVGEALTGSLAARRDDSEITIYESVGSCVLDIAIAAAAYDSVKNG